A window of the Phragmites australis chromosome 20, lpPhrAust1.1, whole genome shotgun sequence genome harbors these coding sequences:
- the LOC133902282 gene encoding histone H4: MSGRGKGGKGLGKGGAKRHRKVLRDNIQGITKPAIRRLARRGGVKRISGLIYEETRGVLKIFLENVIRDAVTYTEHARRKTVTAMDVVYALKRQGRTLYGFGG, translated from the coding sequence ATGTCGGGGAGGGGAAAGGGCGGCAAGGGGCTCGGGAAGGGCGGCGCGAAGCGGCACAGGAAGGTGCTGCGCGACAACATCCAGGGGATCACGAAGCCGGCGATCCGGAGGCTGGCTCGCAGGGGCGGCGTGAAGCGCATCTCCGGGCTGATCTACGAGGAGACCCGCGGCGTGCTCAAGATCTTCCTCGAGAACGTCATCCGCGACGCCGTCACCTACACGGAGCACGCCCGCCGCAAGACCGTCACCGCCATGGACGTCGTCTACGCGCTCAAGCGCCAGGGCCGCACCCTCTACGGCTTCGGCGGCTAG